From the genome of Symphalangus syndactylus isolate Jambi chromosome 7, NHGRI_mSymSyn1-v2.1_pri, whole genome shotgun sequence, one region includes:
- the GM2A gene encoding ganglioside GM2 activator isoform X3, which produces MQSLMQAPLLIALGLLLAAPAQAHLKKPSQLSSFSWDNCDEGKDPAVIRSLTLEPDPIIVPGNVTLSVVGSTSVPLSSPLKVDLVLEKEVAGLWIKIPCTDYIGSCTFEHFCDVLDMLIPTGEPCPEPLRTYGLPCHCPFSSVLCLPRPNSHSLPAFNPLSTMSLLSSLKIILCHLHFGLGQAALT; this is translated from the exons ATGCAGTCCCTGATGCAGGCTCCCCTCCTGATCGCCCTGGGGTTGCTTCTCGCGGCCCCTGCACAAGCCCACCTGAAAAAG CCATCCCAGCTCAGTAGCTTTTCCTGGGATAACTGTGATGAAGGGAAGGACCCTGCGGTGATCAGAAGCCTGACTCTGGAGCCTGACCCCATCATCGTTCCTGGGAATGTGACCCTCAGTGTCGTGGGCAGCACCAGTGTACCCCTGAGTTCTCCTCTGAAG gtgGATTTAGTTTTGGAGAAGGAAGTGGCTGGCCTCTGGATCAAGATCCCATGCACAGACTACATTGGCAGCTGTACCTTTGAACACTTCTGTGATGTGCTTGACATGTTAATTCCTACTGGGGAACCCTGCCCAGAGCCCTTGCGTACCTATGGGCTTCCTTGCCACT GTCCCTTTTCCTCTGTTTTGTGTTTGCCAAGGCCAAACTCCCACTCTCTGCCCGCCTTTAATCCCCTTTCTACAATGAGTCTGCTATCCTCACTGAAAATCATTTTGTGCCACTTACATTTTGGGCTGGGGCAAGCAGCCCTGACCTAA
- the GM2A gene encoding ganglioside GM2 activator isoform X1 yields MQSLMQAPLLIALGLLLAAPAQAHLKKPSQLSSFSWDNCDEGKDPAVIRSLTLEPDPIIVPGNVTLSVVGSTSVPLSSPLKVDLVLEKEVAGLWIKIPCTDYIGSCTFEHFCDVLDMLIPTGEPCPEPLRTYGLPCHCPFKEGTYSLPKSEFVVPDLELPSWLTTGNYRIESVLSSGGKRLGCIKIAASLKGI; encoded by the exons ATGCAGTCCCTGATGCAGGCTCCCCTCCTGATCGCCCTGGGGTTGCTTCTCGCGGCCCCTGCACAAGCCCACCTGAAAAAG CCATCCCAGCTCAGTAGCTTTTCCTGGGATAACTGTGATGAAGGGAAGGACCCTGCGGTGATCAGAAGCCTGACTCTGGAGCCTGACCCCATCATCGTTCCTGGGAATGTGACCCTCAGTGTCGTGGGCAGCACCAGTGTACCCCTGAGTTCTCCTCTGAAG gtgGATTTAGTTTTGGAGAAGGAAGTGGCTGGCCTCTGGATCAAGATCCCATGCACAGACTACATTGGCAGCTGTACCTTTGAACACTTCTGTGATGTGCTTGACATGTTAATTCCTACTGGGGAACCCTGCCCAGAGCCCTTGCGTACCTATGGGCTTCCTTGCCACTGTCCCTTCAAAGAA GGAACCTACTCACTGCCCAAGAGTGAATTCGTTGTGCCTGACTTGGAGCTGCCCAGTTGGCTCACCACCGGGAACTACCGCATAGAGAGCGTCCTGAGCAGCGGTGGGAAGCGTCTGGGCTGCATCAAGATCGCTGCCTCTCTAAAGGGCATATAA
- the GM2A gene encoding ganglioside GM2 activator isoform X2 encodes MQSLMQAPLLIALGLLLAAPAQAHLKKLSSFSWDNCDEGKDPAVIRSLTLEPDPIIVPGNVTLSVVGSTSVPLSSPLKVDLVLEKEVAGLWIKIPCTDYIGSCTFEHFCDVLDMLIPTGEPCPEPLRTYGLPCHCPFKEGTYSLPKSEFVVPDLELPSWLTTGNYRIESVLSSGGKRLGCIKIAASLKGI; translated from the exons ATGCAGTCCCTGATGCAGGCTCCCCTCCTGATCGCCCTGGGGTTGCTTCTCGCGGCCCCTGCACAAGCCCACCTGAAAAAG CTCAGTAGCTTTTCCTGGGATAACTGTGATGAAGGGAAGGACCCTGCGGTGATCAGAAGCCTGACTCTGGAGCCTGACCCCATCATCGTTCCTGGGAATGTGACCCTCAGTGTCGTGGGCAGCACCAGTGTACCCCTGAGTTCTCCTCTGAAG gtgGATTTAGTTTTGGAGAAGGAAGTGGCTGGCCTCTGGATCAAGATCCCATGCACAGACTACATTGGCAGCTGTACCTTTGAACACTTCTGTGATGTGCTTGACATGTTAATTCCTACTGGGGAACCCTGCCCAGAGCCCTTGCGTACCTATGGGCTTCCTTGCCACTGTCCCTTCAAAGAA GGAACCTACTCACTGCCCAAGAGTGAATTCGTTGTGCCTGACTTGGAGCTGCCCAGTTGGCTCACCACCGGGAACTACCGCATAGAGAGCGTCCTGAGCAGCGGTGGGAAGCGTCTGGGCTGCATCAAGATCGCTGCCTCTCTAAAGGGCATATAA